A single window of Chitinivorax sp. B DNA harbors:
- a CDS encoding type 1 glutamine amidotransferase — MKPILITQHIPADGPAHFTDYLTRHHIPFELCRIYAGDDIPANVNAYAGLSILGGPMSVNDELPWIALELTLIQDALARQVPVIGHCLGGQLLSKALGGHITTSPYPEIGWSDIRPANPAITREWFAGANPARLFQWHGETFSLPTDAELIAIGRYCPNQAYLVDGRHLGMQFHCEVDETKILNWIDTCQTDIATASHSPAVQSSDDIRASLPTALPVSKQLADAIYDRWLQGINR, encoded by the coding sequence ATGAAACCCATTCTGATCACGCAGCACATTCCTGCTGATGGCCCAGCTCACTTTACGGATTACCTGACCCGGCACCATATCCCGTTTGAACTCTGCCGCATCTATGCTGGTGACGACATCCCGGCCAATGTCAACGCCTACGCTGGGCTGTCGATTCTGGGTGGGCCAATGAGCGTCAATGACGAGCTGCCCTGGATTGCCCTGGAACTTACGCTAATTCAGGATGCGTTGGCTCGACAGGTTCCGGTCATCGGCCACTGCCTGGGCGGTCAGTTGTTATCCAAAGCACTCGGTGGCCATATCACTACCTCCCCCTATCCGGAAATCGGTTGGTCCGATATTCGCCCCGCCAACCCTGCGATTACTCGTGAATGGTTTGCCGGTGCCAATCCTGCACGGTTGTTTCAGTGGCATGGCGAAACCTTCAGCCTGCCCACCGATGCTGAATTGATTGCCATTGGTCGCTACTGCCCCAATCAGGCCTACCTGGTGGATGGGCGTCATCTGGGTATGCAGTTTCATTGTGAAGTGGATGAAACCAAGATTCTGAATTGGATCGACACCTGCCAAACCGATATTGCGACCGCCTCTCACTCCCCAGCAGTGCAATCCAGTGACGACATCCGGGCATCATTGCCCACGGCACTGCCTGTCAGCAAACAATTGGCGGACGCGATTTATGATCGATGGCTGCAAGGTATCAACCGTTAA
- a CDS encoding aspartate aminotransferase family protein gives MQHPTRQGLNWAKAQQLASRERAFFAAYHPQSLALSRRADQHLLYGVPLHWMIDWSTPFSLFVDFAKGARFNDVDGHEYVDFCLGDTGAMFGHAPAPVAAAVAAQTARGFTTMLPSEDAAIVGELLAERFGLPFWQFAMTATDANRFVIRWARAITGRSKILVFNGCYHGTVDDVFVDLVAGRPVQRGSLLGQAYDLTQHTVVVEFNDLAGLEAALQQGDVACVLAEPALTNIGMVLPDSDFWQTAQALIRQYGALLVIDETHTISTGPSGYSQAHGLSPDLFVLGKPIGGGIPCAVYGFTAEVAGRMRQAKHDAPPGHSGIGTTLTANMLAMAAIRANLEYVMTADAYQHMFNLAERLAAGLCNAIASTGVPWCVTQVGARTEFQFAPTAPRNGTEADAILDSELEHVLHLYLLNRGVLITPFHNMMLVCPDTTVADVDRLVEHFTACVNELI, from the coding sequence ATGCAGCACCCCACCCGCCAGGGGTTGAACTGGGCAAAGGCCCAGCAGCTGGCAAGTCGAGAACGAGCCTTTTTCGCTGCCTATCATCCGCAGTCGCTGGCCTTATCCCGTCGGGCCGATCAGCATTTGCTGTATGGTGTGCCATTGCATTGGATGATCGATTGGTCAACGCCTTTTTCATTGTTTGTCGATTTTGCCAAAGGTGCACGGTTTAATGACGTTGACGGTCATGAATACGTTGACTTTTGCCTTGGCGATACCGGCGCCATGTTTGGTCATGCACCAGCCCCGGTGGCTGCCGCAGTGGCGGCACAAACAGCCAGAGGTTTCACGACCATGCTGCCATCGGAAGATGCAGCCATCGTCGGAGAGCTGTTGGCAGAACGTTTCGGCTTGCCTTTCTGGCAGTTTGCCATGACAGCCACTGATGCCAATCGCTTTGTGATTCGATGGGCGCGTGCCATTACCGGGCGATCCAAGATATTGGTATTCAACGGTTGTTACCATGGCACGGTGGATGATGTTTTTGTTGATCTGGTTGCCGGTCGGCCAGTGCAACGTGGCAGTTTGTTAGGGCAGGCCTATGATCTGACCCAACATACCGTGGTGGTCGAGTTCAATGACCTGGCAGGGCTGGAAGCTGCCTTGCAGCAAGGTGATGTTGCCTGTGTGTTGGCAGAACCTGCTTTGACCAATATTGGCATGGTGCTACCCGATTCAGACTTCTGGCAGACGGCTCAGGCATTGATCCGTCAATATGGTGCACTACTGGTGATCGACGAAACCCACACTATCTCAACCGGCCCAAGTGGATACAGTCAAGCACACGGTCTGTCGCCAGATCTTTTTGTATTGGGCAAACCGATTGGCGGCGGCATACCGTGTGCCGTGTATGGCTTTACCGCCGAAGTGGCAGGCCGTATGCGCCAAGCCAAGCATGATGCGCCACCCGGTCACTCAGGGATTGGTACCACGCTGACAGCCAATATGCTGGCGATGGCGGCAATTCGCGCCAATCTTGAGTATGTGATGACCGCCGATGCTTACCAACACATGTTTAACCTAGCTGAACGATTGGCGGCCGGATTATGCAATGCCATTGCCTCGACTGGCGTGCCGTGGTGTGTGACGCAGGTTGGCGCGCGGACGGAGTTCCAGTTTGCGCCAACCGCACCGCGGAACGGAACAGAGGCGGATGCCATTTTGGATAGTGAGTTGGAACATGTTCTTCACTTATATTTGCTGAACCGGGGTGTGCTGATTACGCCATTTCACAACATGATGCTGGTGTGCCCGGATACCACAGTTGCCGATGTCGACCGACTGGTCGAGCATTTCACGGCCTGTGTCAATGAACTGATTTGA
- the gabD gene encoding NADP-dependent succinate-semialdehyde dehydrogenase, whose protein sequence is MQLKDPTLLRQQCYIDGEWCDASDHNTIAVTNPATGVQLGTIPSMTAADTQRAIAAAHAAQAGWRVKTAKERAVVLRRWYELMMANQEDLAQLLTAEQGKSLTESRGEIAYGASFIEWFAEEAKRLYGDMIPTPTPGRRLLVTKEPIGVCAAITPWNFPNAMITRKAGPALAAGCTIIVKPATQTPYSALALAELAHRAGVPKGVFNVVTGSSTVIGAELTGNPAVRKLSFTGSTEVGKKLMAQCAGTMKKVSLELGGNAPFIVFDDADLDAAVAGAMASKYRNSGQTCVCANRLLVQDGVYEAFLARLTAAVAKLKVGNGADDGVNQGPLIDMNAVAKVEEHIADALAKGGRLVAGGKRHSLGGSFFEPTLIADVTPAMRVAKEETFGPLAPVFRFKTEVEAIHMANDTEFGLACYFYTRDIGRVFRVAEALEYGMVGVNSGLISTEVAPFGGVKESGIGREGSKYGIDEYVEVKYICIDGIGG, encoded by the coding sequence ATGCAACTCAAAGACCCGACGCTGCTGCGTCAGCAGTGCTATATCGATGGCGAATGGTGTGATGCCAGCGACCACAACACCATTGCCGTCACCAACCCTGCCACGGGCGTGCAACTGGGTACCATCCCCAGTATGACAGCAGCTGATACCCAGCGTGCGATTGCAGCGGCACATGCTGCGCAGGCCGGTTGGCGGGTCAAAACAGCGAAGGAACGTGCTGTGGTGCTGCGCCGCTGGTATGAGCTGATGATGGCCAATCAGGAAGATCTGGCTCAGTTGCTGACTGCTGAGCAGGGTAAGTCGTTAACGGAAAGCCGGGGCGAAATTGCCTATGGTGCCAGCTTCATCGAATGGTTTGCCGAAGAGGCCAAGCGCTTGTATGGCGACATGATCCCCACCCCAACTCCAGGCCGCCGGCTGTTGGTCACCAAGGAGCCGATTGGCGTGTGCGCGGCGATTACGCCATGGAATTTCCCGAACGCCATGATCACCCGCAAGGCGGGACCAGCCTTGGCTGCCGGTTGCACCATCATCGTCAAGCCCGCTACACAAACGCCGTATTCTGCCTTGGCATTGGCGGAGCTGGCGCACCGTGCTGGCGTTCCCAAAGGGGTGTTCAATGTAGTGACAGGGTCGTCCACGGTCATTGGTGCCGAACTGACGGGTAACCCTGCCGTGCGCAAACTCAGCTTCACGGGTTCAACGGAGGTTGGGAAGAAGTTGATGGCGCAATGCGCCGGGACCATGAAAAAGGTATCGCTGGAGCTGGGTGGGAATGCGCCGTTCATCGTGTTTGACGATGCAGATCTGGATGCCGCAGTGGCGGGGGCAATGGCCTCCAAATACCGCAATAGCGGCCAGACTTGTGTATGTGCAAACCGCCTGCTAGTGCAGGATGGGGTCTACGAGGCGTTCTTGGCCAGGTTGACTGCAGCTGTTGCCAAACTGAAGGTGGGCAATGGTGCTGACGATGGGGTCAATCAAGGGCCGTTGATCGACATGAATGCAGTTGCCAAAGTGGAAGAGCATATTGCCGATGCGCTTGCCAAAGGGGGGCGTCTGGTGGCTGGTGGCAAACGGCACAGTCTTGGCGGAAGCTTCTTCGAGCCAACATTGATTGCCGATGTGACGCCAGCCATGCGGGTGGCGAAAGAAGAAACATTTGGTCCGCTGGCTCCGGTATTCCGCTTCAAAACCGAGGTGGAAGCCATTCATATGGCGAACGATACAGAGTTTGGCCTTGCCTGCTATTTCTATACCCGTGACATTGGCAGGGTGTTCCGGGTGGCTGAAGCGTTGGAGTATGGCATGGTCGGTGTCAACAGCGGCCTGATCTCGACCGAGGTCGCGCCGTTTGGCGGGGTGAAGGAGTCCGGCATTGGCCGTGAAGGCTCGAAATATGGCATCGATGAATACGTTGAAGTGAAATATATCTGCATTGACGGAATCGGAGGCTAG